One genomic region from Jiangella sp. DSM 45060 encodes:
- a CDS encoding HAD-IC family P-type ATPase — MSSDPTTMPADVERGLSTAEVAARIAAGRTNDVPARASRGTWEIIRGNVFTRINAILLVLFLIVLGTGSLLDGLFGGMIVANSVVGMIQELRAKRTLDRLTIVGQARPRVRRDGAAVELAPNEVVADDVIEMGAGDQVVVDGEVVAADALEVDESLLTGESDPVVKHTGDPVMSGSFVVAGNGAYRATKVGREAYAARLSEEASRFTLVNSDLRNGVNTILRFITYLLIPAGALSIYNQLSGDQDLPDALRGMVAALVPMVPEGLVLMLSIAFAVGVVRLGRRQCLVNELPAIEGLARVDVVCADKTGTLTENAMRLAEIRDLDGDPGGTRTALGALAAADPRPNASLQAIAEAHPDDPGWRVTGVAPFSSARKWSGAGFDGHGDWVLGAPDVLLPAGDAVRDDAERTAAQGLRVLLLGRSDRPVDDGGAPGAVTPAALLVLDQKVRPDAKDTLAYFAEQNVTVKVISGDNAASVGAVAGSLGLPGATHTVDARTLPEERDALADVLDDNAVFGRVSPDQKRAMVGALQSRGHTVAMTGDGVNDVLALKDADIGVAMGAGSPATRSVAQIVLLDNKFATLPHVVAEGRRVIGNIERVATLFLTKTVYSVLLAFMVGVPGLVGFDPLPYPFFPRHVTITGWFTIGLPAFVLSLAPNAERARPGFVARVMRTSVPAGIVIGVACFVAYLLTYQGADATEAERTQSTTTALITLTIIALWVLAIVARPYAPWKIALVVVMAASSALMFVLPFTQDLFLLDPSNTGYTVIGLICAAAGVVLVELVWAWNGRRGQADADG; from the coding sequence ATGAGCTCCGATCCGACGACCATGCCGGCCGACGTGGAGCGCGGGCTCTCGACGGCGGAGGTGGCGGCGCGCATCGCCGCCGGCCGCACCAACGACGTCCCCGCGCGGGCCAGCCGGGGCACCTGGGAGATCATCCGCGGCAACGTCTTCACCCGCATCAACGCGATCCTCCTGGTCCTGTTCCTCATCGTGCTCGGCACCGGCTCGCTGCTCGACGGCCTGTTCGGCGGCATGATCGTCGCGAACAGCGTCGTGGGCATGATCCAGGAGCTGCGGGCCAAGCGCACCCTCGACCGTCTGACCATCGTCGGGCAGGCCCGCCCGCGGGTGCGCCGCGACGGCGCCGCCGTCGAGCTGGCCCCGAACGAGGTGGTCGCCGACGACGTCATCGAGATGGGCGCCGGCGACCAGGTCGTCGTCGACGGCGAGGTCGTGGCGGCCGACGCGCTCGAGGTCGACGAGTCGCTGCTGACCGGCGAGTCCGACCCGGTCGTCAAGCACACCGGCGATCCGGTGATGTCGGGCAGCTTCGTGGTGGCCGGCAACGGCGCCTACCGCGCCACGAAGGTGGGCCGCGAGGCGTACGCTGCCCGGCTGTCCGAGGAGGCCAGCCGGTTCACGCTGGTCAACTCCGACCTGCGCAACGGCGTCAACACCATCCTGCGGTTCATCACCTACCTGCTGATCCCGGCCGGCGCGCTGTCCATCTACAACCAGCTCTCCGGCGACCAGGACCTCCCCGACGCGCTGCGCGGCATGGTCGCGGCGCTGGTGCCGATGGTGCCCGAGGGCCTGGTGCTCATGCTGTCCATCGCGTTCGCGGTCGGCGTGGTCCGGCTGGGCCGGCGGCAGTGCCTGGTCAACGAGCTGCCGGCGATCGAAGGGCTGGCCCGGGTCGACGTCGTGTGCGCCGACAAGACCGGCACGCTGACGGAGAACGCCATGCGGCTGGCCGAGATCCGCGACCTCGACGGCGACCCCGGCGGCACCCGCACGGCGCTGGGCGCGCTGGCCGCCGCCGACCCCCGTCCCAACGCCAGCCTGCAGGCCATCGCCGAGGCGCACCCCGACGACCCCGGCTGGCGGGTCACCGGGGTGGCGCCGTTCTCGTCGGCGCGCAAGTGGAGCGGCGCCGGCTTCGACGGCCACGGCGACTGGGTGCTCGGCGCGCCCGACGTGCTGCTGCCGGCCGGCGACGCCGTCCGCGACGACGCCGAGCGGACCGCCGCGCAGGGACTACGGGTGCTGCTGCTCGGTCGCTCCGACCGGCCGGTCGACGACGGCGGCGCGCCCGGCGCCGTCACCCCGGCGGCGCTGCTGGTGCTGGACCAGAAGGTCCGTCCCGACGCCAAGGACACACTGGCCTACTTCGCCGAGCAGAACGTCACCGTCAAGGTGATCTCCGGCGACAACGCGGCCTCCGTGGGCGCCGTCGCCGGGTCGCTCGGGCTGCCCGGCGCCACGCACACCGTCGACGCCCGCACGCTGCCCGAAGAACGCGACGCGCTCGCCGACGTGCTCGACGACAACGCCGTCTTCGGCCGCGTCTCCCCCGACCAGAAGCGGGCCATGGTCGGTGCACTGCAGTCGCGCGGGCACACCGTCGCGATGACCGGCGACGGCGTCAACGACGTGCTCGCGCTCAAGGACGCCGACATCGGCGTCGCGATGGGCGCCGGCAGCCCGGCCACCCGGTCGGTCGCGCAGATCGTGCTGCTCGACAACAAGTTCGCCACGCTGCCGCACGTCGTGGCCGAGGGCCGCCGCGTCATCGGCAACATCGAGCGGGTCGCCACGCTGTTCCTCACCAAGACGGTGTACTCCGTGCTGCTGGCGTTCATGGTGGGCGTGCCCGGGCTGGTCGGGTTCGACCCGCTGCCGTACCCGTTCTTCCCGCGCCACGTCACCATCACCGGCTGGTTCACCATCGGCCTGCCCGCGTTCGTGCTGTCGCTGGCGCCGAACGCCGAGCGGGCCCGGCCGGGCTTCGTCGCCCGGGTCATGCGCACGTCGGTGCCGGCCGGCATCGTCATCGGGGTGGCCTGTTTCGTCGCGTACCTGCTCACCTACCAGGGCGCCGACGCCACCGAGGCCGAGCGCACGCAGTCGACCACCACGGCGCTGATCACGCTGACGATCATCGCGCTCTGGGTGCTGGCCATCGTCGCCCGGCCGTACGCGCCGTGGAAGATCGCGCTGGTCGTCGTCATGGCGGCGTCGTCGGCGCTGATGTTCGTGCTGCCGTTCACCCAGGACCTATTCCTGCTCGACCCCAGCAACACCGGGTACACCGTCATCGGGCTGATCTGCGCGGCCGCCGGCGTCGTGCTGGTCGAGCTGGTGTGGGCGTGGAACGGGCGGCGGGGTCAGGCCGACGCCGACGGCTGA
- a CDS encoding GAF domain-containing sensor histidine kinase, protein MYESEQLLPKVPLDRLMTEVQARLQAVVAARDGVHSLLEAVVSIGRELDLESVLRRIVEVATDLVDCRYGALGVIGDDGQLAQFIPVGLSEDEIAHIAHWPHGRGLLGLLIKEPRSLRLDEISGHPESYGFPEGHPPMHSFLGVPIRVRDAVFGNLYLTEKNGGRDFDEQDETIVTALATAAGIAIENARLYDASRRRETWLDASAEVTQALLSGSSVDDALRLIASHARTMSSSHTAAVIAPDDDAAGLMRVLTADGDGADALNGLRFSAEGTLSEAVLRSGEPRVVAEIRRGVEPAPLLDRLPAGPAVLVPLGAEPQVRGVLVLARQRGEHPFAGPAVRMLQAFASQAAVGLELADARKDAERHGLVDDRERIARDLHDVVVQRLFASAMSLTAAARLIDRPDVAARVERTVDDLDATIRQIRSTIFALQSSKDDVTDTLRGRLVAVVQSAGEQLGFAPGLQLIGELDNAVSDEIAEQLVPVLQESLSNIVRHAKASRAGAVVELSGGRVRVTVTDNGVGLPEVPHRSGLANLAERAARLGGTFTAGPAPDGGTVVCWDVPAGGAQPSASA, encoded by the coding sequence GTGTACGAGTCCGAGCAACTGCTCCCGAAGGTGCCGCTCGATCGGCTGATGACCGAGGTGCAGGCGCGGCTCCAGGCGGTCGTCGCGGCGCGCGACGGTGTGCACTCGCTGCTCGAAGCGGTCGTGTCGATCGGACGCGAGCTGGACCTCGAGAGCGTCCTGCGGCGCATCGTCGAGGTCGCGACCGACCTCGTCGACTGCCGCTACGGCGCGCTCGGCGTCATCGGCGACGACGGCCAGCTGGCGCAGTTCATCCCGGTCGGCCTGTCCGAGGACGAGATCGCCCACATCGCGCACTGGCCGCACGGCCGCGGCCTGCTCGGCCTGCTGATCAAGGAGCCGCGCTCGCTGCGGCTGGACGAGATCTCCGGGCACCCGGAATCGTACGGGTTCCCGGAGGGGCACCCGCCGATGCACAGCTTCCTCGGCGTGCCCATCCGGGTCCGCGACGCCGTGTTCGGCAACCTGTACCTGACGGAGAAGAACGGCGGCCGCGACTTCGACGAGCAGGACGAGACCATCGTGACGGCGCTGGCCACGGCCGCGGGCATCGCCATCGAGAACGCCCGTCTCTACGACGCCAGCCGCCGCCGCGAGACCTGGCTCGACGCGTCCGCCGAGGTCACCCAGGCGCTGCTGTCGGGCAGCTCGGTCGACGACGCGCTGAGGCTGATCGCGTCGCACGCGCGGACGATGTCGTCGTCGCACACCGCGGCGGTCATCGCGCCCGACGACGACGCCGCCGGGCTGATGCGGGTGCTGACGGCCGACGGCGACGGCGCCGACGCGCTGAACGGGCTGCGGTTCTCCGCCGAGGGGACGCTGTCCGAGGCGGTGCTGCGTTCCGGCGAGCCGCGCGTCGTCGCCGAGATCCGCCGCGGCGTCGAGCCGGCCCCGCTGCTGGACCGATTGCCGGCCGGCCCCGCGGTGCTGGTGCCGCTGGGCGCCGAGCCGCAGGTCCGCGGCGTGCTGGTGCTGGCGCGGCAGCGCGGCGAGCACCCGTTCGCCGGACCGGCGGTGCGCATGCTGCAGGCCTTCGCCAGCCAGGCCGCCGTCGGGCTGGAACTGGCCGACGCGCGCAAGGACGCCGAACGGCACGGGCTGGTCGACGACCGCGAGCGCATCGCCCGCGACCTGCACGACGTCGTCGTCCAGCGGCTGTTCGCCAGCGCGATGAGCCTCACCGCGGCGGCCCGGCTGATCGACCGTCCCGATGTCGCTGCGCGGGTGGAGCGCACCGTCGACGACCTCGACGCCACGATCCGGCAGATCCGCTCGACCATCTTCGCCCTGCAGTCGTCCAAGGACGACGTCACCGACACCCTGCGCGGCCGGCTGGTCGCCGTCGTCCAGTCGGCGGGGGAGCAGCTCGGGTTCGCGCCCGGCCTGCAGCTGATCGGCGAGCTCGACAACGCCGTCTCCGACGAGATCGCCGAGCAGCTGGTGCCGGTGCTGCAGGAGTCGCTGTCGAACATCGTCCGCCACGCCAAGGCGAGCCGCGCCGGCGCCGTCGTCGAGCTGTCCGGCGGCCGCGTCCGGGTCACCGTCACCGACAACGGCGTCGGGCTGCCGGAGGTGCCGCACCGCAGCGGACTGGCCAACCTGGCCGAGCGGGCCGCCCGTCTGGGCGGGACGTTCACCGCCGGGCCCGCCCCCGACGGCGGCACCGTGGTGTGCTGGGACGTCCCGGCCGGCGGCGCTCAGCCGTCGGCGTCGGCCTGA
- a CDS encoding DUF1905 domain-containing protein has protein sequence MLEFTFDAGLWAYGGEMSWVFVTVPPDVSAEIRAVPRPPRPGFGSVKVGVRLGGSSWSTSIFPDSTSGCYVLPVKKVVRTAEGVDDGDAVTVELTVRD, from the coding sequence GTGCTGGAATTCACCTTCGACGCCGGCCTGTGGGCGTACGGCGGCGAGATGTCGTGGGTGTTCGTCACCGTGCCGCCTGACGTCTCGGCCGAGATCCGCGCCGTACCCCGCCCGCCCCGGCCCGGCTTCGGGTCCGTGAAGGTCGGCGTGCGGCTCGGCGGCTCCTCCTGGTCCACGTCGATCTTCCCCGACTCCACCAGCGGCTGCTACGTGCTGCCGGTGAAGAAGGTGGTCCGTACCGCCGAGGGCGTCGACGACGGCGACGCCGTCACCGTCGAGCTGACCGTCCGCGACTAG
- a CDS encoding RNA polymerase sigma factor — translation MPATTRAPDPADYHLTSRRQRFEALFTAHSSTVLAYALRRVEVAADAADVIAETFVVAWRRIDDVPAGDEARLWLYGVARRVLANHHRGDRRRDALAARLRDHLATQARTGRPGDDPQAELVRAALRRLEPADREVIELTSWEGLAPAEAAAVLAVPPSTLRSRLQRARGRLRAELEALGWTAPHPHDDQEES, via the coding sequence GTGCCGGCCACCACCCGAGCGCCCGACCCGGCCGACTATCACCTGACCTCGCGCCGCCAGCGGTTCGAGGCCCTGTTCACCGCCCATTCCTCGACGGTGCTCGCGTACGCGCTGCGCCGGGTGGAGGTCGCCGCCGACGCGGCCGACGTCATCGCCGAGACGTTCGTGGTCGCCTGGCGGCGCATCGACGACGTCCCGGCCGGTGACGAAGCCAGGCTCTGGCTGTACGGCGTCGCCCGGCGGGTCCTCGCCAACCACCACCGCGGCGACCGCCGCCGCGACGCGCTGGCCGCACGGCTGCGCGACCACCTCGCCACCCAGGCCCGCACCGGCCGGCCGGGCGACGACCCGCAGGCCGAGCTCGTCCGGGCCGCGCTGCGACGGCTCGAGCCGGCCGACCGCGAGGTCATCGAGCTGACCAGCTGGGAGGGCCTGGCGCCGGCCGAGGCGGCCGCGGTGCTGGCGGTGCCGCCGTCGACGCTGCGCAGCCGGCTGCAACGGGCCCGCGGGCGGCTGCGCGCCGAGCTCGAGGCGCTCGGCTGGACCGCGCCGCACCCCCACGACGACCAGGAGGAATCGTGA
- a CDS encoding formylglycine-generating enzyme family protein: MPSPSDPAPCCAAGRETHQLLAVPSVTAPPAAARPAGGAMATLPGGTFLMGTDAGDGYPADGEGPVREVTVAPFRVDVTTVTNAQFAEFVEATGWITLAERFGTSFVFAGLLPDDHPPTRGVAAAPWWREVYGADWRHPEGPASKLDDRLDHPVVHVTWRDARAYARWAGKRLPTEEQWEYAARGGLVQNRYPWGQEREPGGEHRMNVWQGTFPAKNTAADGYVGTAPADAFAPNGYGLHNMTGNVWEWCANWFDQSDPARAGAKAMRGGSYLCHESYCFRYRVDARSSNTPDSSAGNIGFRCVADV, translated from the coding sequence ATGCCTTCGCCGAGTGACCCGGCGCCGTGTTGCGCGGCCGGTCGCGAGACGCATCAACTGCTGGCGGTGCCGTCTGTGACGGCGCCGCCAGCGGCCGCGCGGCCCGCCGGCGGCGCCATGGCGACGCTGCCCGGCGGCACGTTCCTCATGGGCACCGACGCCGGCGACGGCTACCCGGCCGACGGCGAGGGCCCGGTGCGCGAGGTCACGGTGGCCCCGTTCCGGGTCGACGTCACCACGGTGACGAACGCGCAGTTCGCGGAGTTCGTCGAGGCCACCGGCTGGATCACGCTGGCCGAGCGGTTCGGCACGTCGTTCGTCTTCGCCGGCCTGCTGCCCGACGACCACCCGCCGACCCGCGGTGTGGCGGCGGCGCCGTGGTGGCGTGAGGTGTACGGCGCCGACTGGCGGCACCCGGAGGGCCCGGCGTCGAAGCTCGACGACCGCCTCGACCACCCCGTCGTGCACGTCACCTGGCGCGACGCCCGCGCCTACGCCCGCTGGGCGGGCAAGCGGCTGCCCACCGAAGAGCAGTGGGAGTACGCGGCCCGCGGCGGCCTCGTGCAGAACCGGTACCCATGGGGCCAGGAGCGCGAGCCCGGCGGCGAGCACCGCATGAACGTCTGGCAGGGCACCTTCCCGGCCAAGAACACCGCGGCCGACGGCTACGTCGGCACCGCGCCCGCCGACGCGTTCGCGCCCAACGGCTACGGCCTGCACAACATGACGGGCAACGTGTGGGAGTGGTGCGCGAACTGGTTCGACCAGAGCGACCCCGCCCGGGCCGGCGCCAAGGCGATGCGCGGCGGCTCCTACCTGTGCCACGAGAGCTACTGCTTCCGCTACCGCGTCGACGCGCGCAGCTCCAACACCCCCGACAGCTCGGCCGGGAACATCGGCTTCCGCTGCGTCGCGGACGTGTGA
- a CDS encoding DUF1269 domain-containing protein translates to MATFTVWKFEDPSAADRAVTLLESLQKQELIQVHDAATVSWERDKKKPKTRQLSSMTRIGALGGAFWGLLFGLLFFVPLLGAAVGAAAGAIGGSLSDVGIDDDFIRQTRDKVTPGTSALFVLTSGAVQDKVLQAFEESGMKPELVQSNLTTEQEEKLRDAFAE, encoded by the coding sequence ATGGCCACATTCACCGTCTGGAAGTTCGAGGACCCCAGCGCCGCCGACCGCGCGGTCACGCTGCTGGAGTCGTTGCAGAAGCAGGAGCTGATCCAGGTCCACGACGCCGCCACGGTGTCGTGGGAGCGGGACAAGAAGAAGCCGAAGACCCGGCAGCTGTCCAGCATGACCAGGATCGGCGCGCTCGGCGGCGCGTTCTGGGGGCTGCTGTTCGGCCTGCTGTTCTTCGTGCCGCTGCTGGGCGCCGCGGTCGGCGCGGCCGCGGGCGCGATCGGCGGGTCGCTGAGCGACGTCGGCATCGACGACGACTTCATCCGGCAGACCCGCGATAAGGTCACACCTGGGACGTCCGCACTGTTCGTCCTCACCAGCGGCGCCGTGCAGGACAAGGTCCTGCAGGCGTTCGAGGAGTCCGGCATGAAGCCGGAGCTGGTCCAGTCCAACCTGACGACGGAGCAGGAGGAGAAACTCCGCGATGCCTTCGCCGAGTGA
- a CDS encoding arylsulfatase codes for MPKRFNGVINLDIRDSVPDWEPFVARRAPADAPNVLVILYDDTGQAAWSPYGGRISMPTLDRLAADGLTYSQWHTTALCGPTRSCLLTGRNHHQNAFATIAETATGFPGNHTHIPMENAFVAQVLSDAGWNTFWVGKNHNVPVDEFSMGSSRRNWPIRRGFDRFYGFIGGETNQWYPDLAEDNHYTDQPYLPEDGYHLSRDLTDKAISFVRDSKQTEPDKPWYLFFCPGANHAPHHAPQEWIDKYRGAFDDGYEAYREWVLPRMKARGILPENTELSPMNPMPEGTTSPGDAVRPWDSLSADEKRLFARMAEVYAGFSEYTDHEVGRLIEYLEESGQLDNTLVFYCADNGASGEGSPNGSVNENKFFNGWPDSVEDNLPMIDRLGSPDTYNHYPTGWAMAFSTPYRMFKRYSYQGGVCDPLVISWPKGIKARGEVRDQYHHAIDIVPTILDCCGVEMPGTVLGYEQTPLPGESMRYSFDDGEVPTNRRTQYYEMLGTRGIWHDGWKAVAVHGPVPAGIGHFDQDRWQLFHTDADRAEAHDLAAEQPERLRELVDLWFEEAGKYDVLPLNDLGVLDYLKYEFQMPVPPSGTYTYYPGTAGIAEHAAANVHGVSYKILAEVELSPSAQGVIMAQGSRFGGHSLFVQDGRLHYVYNFLGLAPEQELVSGPLSGGRHVVGVEFAKEKTGEHGESHGTARLYVDEAQVAEGALRTQTGHFSLCGEGLCVGYDGGDAVTRQYPPRFAFSGGRIVKVEVNVADDRYLDLERQLQAALARD; via the coding sequence ATGCCCAAGCGGTTCAACGGCGTCATCAACCTGGACATCCGTGACTCCGTGCCCGACTGGGAGCCGTTCGTAGCTCGCCGGGCGCCGGCGGACGCGCCGAACGTCCTGGTCATCCTCTACGACGACACCGGGCAGGCGGCGTGGTCGCCGTATGGCGGGCGGATCTCGATGCCGACGCTGGACCGCCTCGCCGCCGACGGCCTCACTTACAGCCAGTGGCACACGACGGCGCTGTGCGGACCGACCCGCTCGTGCCTGCTGACCGGCCGCAACCACCACCAGAACGCATTCGCCACCATTGCGGAGACGGCCACCGGGTTCCCCGGTAACCACACGCACATCCCGATGGAGAACGCGTTCGTCGCGCAGGTGCTCAGCGACGCCGGCTGGAACACGTTCTGGGTCGGCAAGAACCACAACGTCCCGGTGGACGAGTTCTCGATGGGCTCGTCGCGGCGCAACTGGCCGATCCGCCGCGGCTTCGACCGGTTCTACGGCTTCATCGGCGGCGAGACCAACCAGTGGTACCCGGATCTCGCCGAGGACAACCACTACACCGACCAGCCGTACCTTCCCGAGGACGGCTATCACTTGTCCAGGGACCTGACGGACAAGGCGATCTCGTTCGTCCGCGACAGCAAGCAGACCGAGCCGGACAAGCCCTGGTACCTGTTCTTCTGCCCGGGCGCCAACCACGCTCCGCACCACGCGCCGCAGGAGTGGATCGACAAGTACCGGGGCGCCTTCGACGACGGCTACGAGGCCTACCGCGAGTGGGTGCTGCCGCGGATGAAGGCGCGCGGGATCCTGCCCGAGAACACCGAGCTGAGCCCGATGAACCCGATGCCGGAGGGCACCACCAGCCCGGGCGACGCCGTCCGCCCGTGGGACTCGCTCAGCGCGGACGAGAAGCGGCTGTTCGCGCGGATGGCCGAGGTGTATGCCGGCTTCTCCGAGTACACCGATCACGAGGTCGGCCGGCTGATCGAGTACCTGGAGGAGTCCGGGCAGCTGGACAACACGCTGGTCTTCTACTGCGCCGACAACGGCGCGTCGGGGGAGGGCAGCCCGAACGGCTCGGTGAACGAGAACAAGTTCTTCAACGGCTGGCCCGACAGCGTCGAGGACAACCTGCCGATGATCGACCGGCTGGGCAGCCCGGACACCTACAACCACTATCCGACCGGCTGGGCGATGGCGTTCTCGACGCCGTACCGCATGTTCAAGCGGTACTCGTACCAGGGCGGCGTCTGCGACCCGCTGGTGATCTCGTGGCCGAAGGGCATCAAGGCGCGTGGCGAGGTGCGCGACCAGTACCACCACGCCATCGACATCGTGCCGACGATCCTCGACTGCTGCGGCGTCGAGATGCCCGGGACGGTGCTCGGCTACGAGCAGACCCCGCTGCCGGGGGAGTCGATGCGCTACAGCTTCGACGACGGCGAGGTGCCGACGAACCGGCGCACGCAGTACTACGAGATGCTCGGCACCCGGGGGATCTGGCACGACGGCTGGAAGGCCGTCGCGGTGCACGGCCCGGTGCCGGCCGGCATCGGGCACTTCGACCAGGACCGGTGGCAGCTGTTCCACACCGACGCCGACCGCGCCGAGGCGCACGACCTCGCCGCCGAGCAGCCGGAGCGGCTGCGCGAGCTGGTCGACCTGTGGTTCGAGGAGGCCGGCAAGTACGACGTGCTCCCGCTCAACGACCTCGGGGTGCTCGACTACCTCAAGTACGAGTTCCAGATGCCGGTGCCGCCCAGCGGGACGTACACGTACTACCCGGGCACGGCCGGGATCGCCGAGCACGCGGCCGCGAACGTCCACGGCGTGTCGTACAAGATCCTCGCCGAGGTGGAGCTGTCGCCGTCGGCGCAGGGCGTGATCATGGCGCAGGGCTCCCGGTTCGGCGGCCACTCCCTGTTCGTCCAGGACGGCCGGCTGCACTACGTCTACAACTTCCTCGGCCTCGCGCCCGAGCAGGAGCTGGTGTCCGGGCCGCTGTCCGGCGGCCGGCACGTCGTCGGCGTCGAGTTCGCCAAGGAGAAGACGGGGGAGCACGGCGAGTCGCACGGCACCGCGCGGCTCTACGTCGACGAGGCCCAGGTGGCGGAGGGCGCGCTGCGCACCCAGACCGGGCACTTCTCGCTCTGCGGCGAGGGCCTGTGCGTCGGCTACGACGGCGGCGACGCCGTGACCCGGCAGTACCCGCCGCGGTTCGCCTTCAGCGGCGGCCGCATCGTGAAGGTCGAGGTCAACGTGGCCGACGACCGTTACCTGGACCTCGAGCGGCAGCTGCAGGCCGCCTTGGCCCGCGACTAG
- a CDS encoding SulP family inorganic anion transporter gives MPAWLLGSLRGYRRSWLRRDLVAGLTVWAVLIPESLAYASIAGVSPVIGLYAAIPALLLYPLLGSSRHLVVGPMSATAALSAGVVGGIVSNGSGEFPAYTAGLAIAVGTVAVLAGLLRLGFLANFVSEPVLKGFIVGMALVIIVGQLPKLFGIEGGEGNFFQKLWAVVAALGETNGWSALVGLACLALVLVLRRTAPLVPGSLAAVVLGIVLAVLLDLEDRGVSVVGHIDAGLPAPSVPDLDAASDIPLLLSGAAGVMLVGFAEGLGAAKTYARRDGYRIDANRELAGLGAANLGSGLFNGMVVNGSLSKTAVNGGAGARSQVSGWTVAALTVLTLLILTPLFAELPEPALAAVVIAAVIELVDVGGLRRLYEVNTAALASIYGRAARADFICAVGAMLGVLFFDTLPGLLIGVVLSVVLLLARTAHPHVAVLGRVAGGTGQWVDIARDSGSSPVDGVVVVRVESPLYFANADAVQDRLLELAAADGVRALVLDAATVPSVDVTAAGMLRDTETELAARGVRLLAVGDVGQVRDVLRRAGAARVVDRLYPTVDAAVAATSPGEGEVTGDGAARR, from the coding sequence ATGCCGGCGTGGTTGTTGGGGTCGCTGCGCGGCTACCGGCGATCGTGGCTGCGCCGCGACCTGGTGGCCGGGCTGACGGTGTGGGCGGTGCTGATCCCGGAGTCCCTGGCATACGCGTCGATCGCGGGCGTCTCGCCGGTGATCGGGCTGTACGCGGCGATCCCGGCGCTGCTGCTCTACCCGCTGCTGGGCAGCTCGCGGCACCTGGTGGTCGGGCCGATGTCGGCGACGGCCGCGTTGTCGGCGGGGGTGGTCGGCGGGATCGTGTCGAACGGATCCGGGGAGTTCCCCGCTTATACGGCCGGCCTGGCGATCGCGGTCGGCACGGTGGCGGTGCTGGCCGGGCTGCTGCGGCTGGGGTTCCTCGCCAACTTCGTCTCCGAGCCGGTGCTGAAGGGCTTCATCGTCGGCATGGCGCTGGTGATCATCGTGGGGCAGCTGCCGAAGCTGTTCGGCATCGAGGGCGGCGAGGGCAACTTCTTCCAGAAGCTGTGGGCCGTCGTCGCCGCGCTCGGTGAGACCAATGGCTGGTCGGCGCTGGTCGGGCTGGCCTGCCTCGCGCTGGTCCTGGTCCTGCGCCGGACGGCCCCGCTGGTGCCGGGGTCGCTGGCGGCGGTGGTGCTCGGGATCGTGCTGGCGGTCCTGCTCGACCTGGAGGACCGCGGCGTCTCCGTCGTCGGGCACATCGACGCGGGGCTGCCGGCGCCGAGCGTGCCCGATCTCGACGCGGCGTCGGACATCCCGTTGCTGCTGTCCGGCGCGGCCGGCGTCATGCTGGTCGGCTTCGCCGAGGGGCTCGGCGCGGCGAAGACCTACGCCCGCCGCGACGGCTACCGGATCGACGCGAACCGCGAGCTGGCCGGGCTGGGCGCGGCCAACCTCGGCTCCGGCCTCTTCAACGGCATGGTGGTCAACGGCAGCCTGTCGAAGACGGCGGTCAACGGCGGCGCGGGGGCGCGGTCACAGGTGTCCGGCTGGACGGTCGCCGCGCTGACCGTGCTGACGCTGCTGATCCTGACGCCGCTGTTCGCCGAGCTGCCGGAGCCGGCGCTGGCCGCCGTCGTCATCGCGGCGGTGATCGAGCTGGTCGACGTCGGCGGGCTGCGGCGGCTGTACGAGGTCAACACCGCGGCGCTGGCCTCGATCTACGGCCGCGCCGCCCGGGCCGACTTCATCTGCGCCGTCGGCGCCATGCTCGGCGTCCTGTTCTTCGACACCCTGCCCGGCCTGCTCATCGGCGTCGTCCTGTCGGTCGTGCTGCTGCTGGCGCGGACGGCGCACCCGCACGTCGCGGTGCTCGGCCGGGTCGCGGGCGGAACCGGACAGTGGGTCGACATCGCCCGGGATTCGGGGAGCTCCCCGGTTGACGGCGTCGTCGTGGTCCGGGTGGAGAGCCCGCTCTACTTCGCCAACGCCGACGCCGTCCAGGACCGGCTGCTGGAGCTGGCCGCCGCCGACGGCGTCCGCGCGCTGGTGCTCGACGCCGCCACCGTGCCGTCCGTCGACGTCACCGCGGCCGGGATGCTCCGCGACACCGAGACGGAGCTGGCCGCCCGCGGCGTCCGGCTGCTCGCCGTCGGCGACGTCGGCCAGGTGCGCGACGTGCTGCGGCGGGCCGGCGCCGCGCGGGTGGTCGACCGGCTGTATCCGACCGTCGACGCCGCGGTCGCGGCGACCTCACCCGGAGAAGGTGAGGTCACCGGCGACGGCGCCGCCCGACGATGA